Part of the Engystomops pustulosus chromosome 4, aEngPut4.maternal, whole genome shotgun sequence genome is shown below.
ttcttgtacatagggggcagtattatagtagttatattcttgtacatagggggcagtattatagtagttatattcctgtacatagggagcagtattatagtagttatattcttgtacatagggagcagtattatagtagttatattcctgtacatagggggcagtattatagtagttatattcttgtacatagggggcagtagtatagtagttatattcttgtacatagggagcagtattatagtagttatattcctgtacatagggggcagtattatagtagttatattcttgtacatagggagcagtattatagtagttatattcctgtacataggggggcagtattatagtagttatattcctgtacatagggggcagtattatagtagttatattcttgtacataggggcagtattatagtagttatattcttgtacataggggcagtattatagtagttatattcttgtacatagggggcagtgttatagtagttatattcttgtacatagggggcagtattatagtagttatattcttgtacataggggcagtattatagtagttatattcttgtacatagggggcagtattatagtagttatattcctgtacatagggggcagtattatagtagttatattcttgtacatagggggcagtattatagtagttatattcctgtacatagggggcagtattatagtagttatattcttgtacataggggcagtagtatagtagttatattcttgtacatagagggcagtattatagtagttatattcttgtacatagggggcagtattatagtagttatattcctgtacatagggggcagtattatagtagttatattcctgtacatagggggcagtattatagtagttatattcttgtacataggggcagtattattgtagttatattcttgtacatagggggcagtattatagtagttatattcctgtacatagggggcagtattatagtagttttattcctgtacatagggggcagtattatagtagttatattcctgtacatagggggcagtattatagtagttatattcttgtacatagggggcagtattatagtagttatattcctgtacatagtgggcagtattatagaagttatattcttgtacatagggggcagtattatagtagttatattcctgtacacggtATATTGTAGTGGTTGTCACCTCCACTCCCCCGTCTTCTTGGCGGCTCTTACACTGTATTATTCAGCGGCTGAGGGGGGTTAATCATCTCATTCTTTGAGTAAGAGAATCTTAATAACTCGTCTGCATCCAGATTTATTTTGAAAGTGAAATAATTCCTCCTCCCCGTTGCTATAAGTACATTGTAGTAAGTTAGTGGCAGCGTCGCCTTCACTTGACACATTTGGGTTTCTTGATGCAGTTTTGGGGTTCCAGGTCTCCAAACCCCTGATTGCTGCCCCCCCCCTACATCTCTCATTATAATAATCGTATAATCATCTATCTCATCACTTGACGTCTTCCCATTATATATACATGTCCCCCCACCTATTATTTATAGACCCTCATTATTATGAGAATCACAGTTTTCGGTACATTTCGCTGTTCTCCTGTGTCTGGATGATCCATCTGTTCCCCCCCGGCCCCCGTATAACagattttctcctcctcctccccctcctcttcttctccgcttcctttcttctctccttttctttccttcttctcttcttcctgggtgccccctccttctctcctcctggtgCCCTCGCTGCCTCTCGCTGtgccctctctcccccctctaTGTCCTCTATAGATCTCCCTGGGTATCGCTATAACCAGATGACACAGAATCTGCGGCTAATGTTACCATAACCTAGAATTACACCCACTAAGCCTCTCGCTGGCAGGCCGCAGATCATCGCACCCAGGCACAGCGCGTACCAGCTCAGCCTGGCGTCCTGCAGATCATCTCACACAAATATAAGGGTATGCCAGCACAGCCTGGCAGGCCGCAGATCATTGCACCCAGGGATAGCGTGTACCCGCTCAGCCTGGCATTCTGCAGATCATCGCACACAAATGTAAGGGTATGCCAGCACAGCCTGGCAGGCCGCAGATCATCGCACCAAGGCATAGTGAGCACCAGCTCAGTCTGGCATTCTGCAGATCATTACACACAAATGGAAGGGTATGCCAGCACAGCCTGGCAGACCGCAGATCATCGCACCTAGGCACAGCGCGTACCAGCTCAGTCTGGCATTCTGCAGATCACCGCACACAAATGTAAGGGTATGCCAGCACAGCCTGGCAGACCGCAGATCATCGCACCCAGGCACAGCGCGTACCAGCTCAGTCTGGCATTCTGCAGATCATCGCTCACAGATATGCCAGCAGAGCCTGTCAGGCCACAGATTATCACACCCAGGCACAGCGCGTAACAGCTCAGTCTGGCATTCTGCAGATCATCGCACACAAATATAAGGGTATGACAGCACAGCCTGGCACACCGCAGATCATCGCACCAAGGCATAGTGAGCACCATCTCAGTCTGGCATTCTGCAGATCATCTCACACAAATATAAGGGTATGACAGTACAGCCTGGCACACCGCAGATCATCGCACCAAGGCATAGTGAGCACCATCTCAGTCTGGCATTCTGCAGATCATCTCACACAAATATAAGGGTATGACAGCACAGCCTGGCACACCGCAGATCATCGCACCAAGGCATAGTGAGCACCATCTCAGTCTGGCATTCTGCAGATCATCGCACACAAATATGCCAGCACAGCCTGTCAGGCAGCAGATTATCGCACCCAGGCACAGCGCGTACCAGCTCAGTCTGGCATTCTGCAGATCATCGCACACAGATATGCCACCACAGCCTGTCAGGCCACAGATTATCGCACCCAGGCATAGTGAGCCCCAGCTCAGTCTATTATGTTGAAGACCATTTCACCCCAATTTAAGGTGCATCAGCTCAGTCCAGCATGTCGCAGAGCATCTAACCCTGACGTAAGGTAAATCAGCTCTGTTGCTGCAGACCATCCCTTCCACATATAAGGTACTACAGATCATCTCACTAAAATATGAAGTACAGATGATTACACCCCAATATAGGGTACAGCAGCTCACTTTCAGTCTTCCATGCTGCAGACCATCTCACCCATATATACGCTACTCCAGCTTCATCTAGCACATGACAGACTATCTCACCGGGCTACAATGTATACAACACTGTGGTATGCTGCAGATTATCTTATCTCAGTGCAGAGCAAATCATCTCACCAAGGCATGAAGAGAATTATATCACCTTGACACCAAGGTCAGCCGTTACCTAACACACTGCATACAGTAGCAGGGGCAAGGGTTAATACACTGGGAAGTACTGCTGTCCTCTACACTAGAGGGCTATACTGCACCTGAACAAACAGGAGCTGCAGTCCGAGGTGAAGCTCTACCTGAACAAGAAGGGGCTGCAGTCCAAGGTGAAGCATGGGCAATGGTTAATACACTGTGAAGTCCTGCTGTCTTCTCCACTAGAGGGCTATACTGCACTTGAACAAGCAGGGGCTGCAGTCCGAGGTGAAGAAGGGGCAATGGTTAATACGCTGGGAAGTACTGCTGTCCTCTCCACTAGAGGGCTATACTGCATCTGAACAAGCAGGGGCTGCAGTCTGAGGTGAAGCAGGGGCAATGGTTAATAAACAATAAGGTCTGCTGTCCTCTGTACTAGAGGGCTATACTGCACCTGAACAAGAAGGGGCTGCAGTCCGAGGTGAAGCAGGGGCAATGGTTAATACGCTGGGAAGTACTGCTGTCCTCTCCACTAGAGGGCTATACTGCACCTAAACAAGCAGGGGCTGCAGTATGATGTGATGCAGGGGCATTGGTTAATAAACTGTGATGTACTGCTGTCCTCTGCACTAATGGGCTATACTGCACCTGAACAAGCAGGGGCTACAGTCTGAGGTGAAGCTCTGCTGCCGGAGTGCTCACAGGATGCAGGGGACCCTTTCAAGGATCTACAGACAAGAAGAGCAGCAAAGAAATGAGCAAGGGAAGAGATCACCATGACGTAACAAGTGGTGAGGCAAGTGCTAGTGTCAGGCGGCTCCTAAAAAGGGTCTTCATTTTTATCGTTGTAATGTCCTCTCATGACAGTGTTCACTTACCTACAGTGGTGAGTGGTCGGGGGAACGGATTGAGACCCCAGCTGCCTTCGCCGAACACCCCTGTGCCTTTAAACAGGCATGGGGCAAAACCAACATGTTTCTGGAATAAGAGCTGAAGTTTACAGCCCCAGGAACCTGGAGAAAAGCGCACTTGCTCATAGATATCGTTCTCACCAAAGGAATAGACCGGAACCAGGTCTGCCCTGAAATAAATAATGTGAATTAGTTGATGGATTACAAAGGGAATGGGATATGAGCTCCCTGTTAGCTTGATCACTTCCTCTTCCTGTAAAGCCACACCTACTTTCAGATTACCCCGCCCTAGAGGAACTGGTGTAGCAGCATTACCTACTTCTTTGCCTCTGTTACATACCCATTTTCCAAGGCAAGTCGTACAAAGCCCTTCCTGTTGCTCAGGGTTACTACATGCTCCCCTGGACTGCTCTGTAAGGACTCCGCCGCTCCTCCGACTACTATGAAGACCGCATTGCCGGTACCACAACAGGACAGGAGGTATTTCAGACTGTCTTTACTCACAGGGGTAATTCCTAGGGTAGAGAAATCATGATGAGGCCATGATGAGGTTTAAGGTGTATATGGTCCTATACATAGAATACATAGAATAGTCTACAATTTAACTTGTAGGATAATTTTATGGGAGAGTTCTGGTTTTCATGTGTGGGTGTTGTCTTGTAACGTTTCATATGAAAGGTCTAAAATCTTTAGGGCCAAAATCAAATTCTCACCTGCTGACATGAGATAGTCACGGTATATAGGCAACTTGAAGACCCCGGCAAGAACAGCCAGCCATGGGCGGACCCCTGGGTATAGATCAGAGAAACCTGTGGCTTCAGTGGCAAAGTTACAGAAAGACGACGCTGCAAGGATTCCATGGGGGTGGACCCCAAGGACATAATTCCTGTCGGGGCTGAGTGAAGCAGACGGAACCAGCTGTTGAGGTTGAACAAAAGGAAATTACGAAGTTCCATTAAAACATAAATGAGCTAAACATTATAGAATTATTATGTTTTCCTAATCTTGGAGTCCAAATATGACATATGGACCACGGTTCCCTAATCTGAACACCGGGGAACTATTATAAACAAGATCATGTATGGCCATTCCTCTATTTCAGTAGGCCCATAGGAGAAGACTCAACGTTTCTGACCAGAAGAGCTGAAAGTGTAGAAAGAGGGAGACCACAAACAATATATTTACAGAGGCAAACACAAAATAATCCAAAGACCCAAACATAAGACGCTACATTCTGATGTAACACCATCCATATGGTCAACAAGAGGAGGACTCAATTTAGTGGAACCAAATGATTCTGGGGTTCCTGAGAATATGGTGGATTACCTTGATGGGAAAGTAGTCTCTGAAATGCTTCCAGACTGTCCATCTCCTCACCCATTCTACTCTACGACCACCTGTTGGTAAAGACCACGATGAGTGTAACAAATCTTAAAAGTTTTCTACACCTACAGTAGATCATTTTAGATCAGAAGATTTGCTTGGTTTCCATTTACATTAATGCAAATTTGACCTTGGTCAAACTGGCCCACTGGACTACCAGAGGGTCTGGAATGGATTAAAGTATTTACGTAATAAAGAGGCTCAatggtccagcagaagacaagccAATTGGAGGAGACTTTCAATCCCATCAGTTGACCACAATATCTTTGTAGACCCAAGGAACCCCAATCCAACACAAGGTCTTACAAAAATATGTAGATCACATTTTGCATACATACGGGATACATATGTTGTGGTGGTGCAAAAGAGGTCTATATGTCACCCACATTGATTGTTCGAGAAAACTATCCGAGCTATAGGACCATTGACCATATGATGTACGAGTACCCAGATATTACCCTCTCATACTTTTCCATTGAAACTACTGAATTCCACTTGAGTTATCTTCACACTGTAGTTGGTTGTCATCCCAATGTGAGGACATCCCAATGTGAGGACATCCCGACGTGAGCCCCACCTGTGACCTTTGATAAGCGACTTGAAGTTTGTTTTAAGAAATGAAAATTTGCAAATTTGGAAAAATAAGATGATACCTTTCACTGGAGTGTCCCAATCGATTAGCTGCCAAGTGAAATACACCACAGGTATGATCCAGAAGGAGGTGAACAACATGTACAAGAGCATGATGGTGAAAGAGATCCCTGGGTGGAGATAAACAAGTCGTGTCACTCAGTTGTCAAGAAGATTCTGAAAATAACGCATCGGCAGTGGAGGAGCATGATGGCCGTTCCATAGTTGTGTTGAAGTAGAAGAAGGAGTATGGCCACCACAAGGAGAAATGGACACTGTGACCATAACATGGTGAATGATGGATTCTCCGACCTTTCCGATAGCAGCCACATCCGGTCTAATGAGAACAGTAGAATTTCAAAGCTTTTGACTTAGCTTCCACTCACCCATAAGAAGAAATGTCAGCACCCACTGGAAAACACTAATGGCCATGACATGCTTTCTTATGAAGTCCTCCATCCTGGATGTTGTCCTGAGGGCACCTGCCCATGGAAACATAAGGCAGTTTTAGTCAATTAAGATGATGGGTTGGTCAAACATCTCATTAAAAAACAACTTCCTTCCACCAATTGCCCAAGAATGAGACATCTAGGACCATGGCAGTCAGATTTTggaatttaaaatccaatttgagTTACTCCAGTAGGTCTTCCTTCCATATTTCCCATCCAAGATCTAGATCCACATAAAGTTGAGACCAAACTAGACATAATAGTGGGAATCATGGAAGATCTTACCTTGGCCTCCTCTGCTGCCTTCATGGATGGCACTATTGGGTTGAAGACTAGTTAGGATTTTTTTGAGAGAGACCTTATTTCATGGAGGCAGAAACCTCAGACTCAGGTAGTTGTAGGTTCATGTTGGAATAAACACTGACGAATCGGTTTCGGGCAAAGAGAGAAACAAAGAGGAAGACGTCGCAGTTAGGAAATGTGTCACCACCAGATGATGGTGAAGAAGGACCAGGACTTGTAATCTGAGCTAAATATAGAGGAGAAGACCTTCATATGTGTTCTAGTTTACACCATCACAACCTCAACCCAAATACGAGAGGCTCTGCTCTTTGTATGAGGCACCATcaatgggacccccattcttgtcaTTGGTGGGGGTGCTAGACATAGAGGCAACCTTGGGACAACCCCTAAAAATTTTCGACAAAACCTAATTACtgcattattataatatattgtcAAAATGAGAAGAATACCTACCTGAACATGAAGAGACGTCTCCTGATCAGTGAGGGCAGTCACAGACTCATGTCACCTAGACAGGAAGAGACAACGTATCACGGGGGATGTCATCTATACATGTCACCTGTGTGTACAGGTGTCACTTGTTTTACATGATGGTGGTTGTCACCTTCACATGGAAACATCACCTGTGTATTTAGATGTCACCTGTGTATACAGAGGTTGACAGTGGCTGTAACACACCTGTACACAATAACTGTTGTCACCTGTTATACATTGATGTTCCGAGAGAAATCACCTGGACCAACTGGTACCAATGTCTTCATGTTTATGTACTGAGAACAACAGAACGGAACTTGGCACCAACACAATGACTGGTGATATTACCTGAAAGTAGGGACATCAACTTTGCAGTAAGACTGTTATGTGTAATACCAGTATATACAGTTATCACCTATACTCATTGCTGAACGTCATCTAAGTATTCATTACCTGTGCACGTCGATGGTTGTCACCTACATGTACCGACATCACCTGTGcataatgtatatatagatattaccTGCAGACaacacaatgacagtcacctgtgcgtggacacatcacctgtacacaatgacagccacctgtgcatggacacatcacctgtacacaatgacagccacctgtgcatggacacatcacctgtacacaatgacagtcacctgtgcgtggacacatcacctgtacacaatgacagccacctgtgcatggacacatcacctgtacacaatgacagtcacctgtgcatgggcacatcacctatacacaatgacagtcacctgTGCATGGGCACATCACCTGAACACAATGACAGccacctgtgcatggacacatcaactgtacacaatgacagccacctgtgcatggacacatcacctgtacacaatgacagccacctgtgcatggacacatcacctgaACACAATGACAAtcacctg
Proteins encoded:
- the LOC140128275 gene encoding diacylglycerol O-acyltransferase 2-like — translated: MEDFIRKHVMAISVFQWVLTFLLMGISFTIMLLYMLFTSFWIIPVVYFTWQLIDWDTPVKGGRRVEWVRRWTVWKHFRDYFPIKLVPSASLSPDRNYVLGVHPHGILAASSFCNFATEATGFSDLYPGVRPWLAVLAGVFKLPIYRDYLMSAGITPVSKDSLKYLLSCCGTGNAVFIVVGGAAESLQSSPGEHVVTLSNRKGFVRLALENGADLVPVYSFGENDIYEQVRFSPGSWGCKLQLLFQKHVGFAPCLFKGTGVFGEGSWGLNPFPRPLTTVVGRPIRVPHCPVPSEDEVSQYHALYIEGLKELFNQYKDSCGLSPSDSLKVI